GCTTCTGTCTTTCGTGAAAACCTACGGCAAGGGTGTGCATCGCTTCGATGCCGACGAGAACTACACCTATATCTCCACCGAAATGGCAGGCTTCGTCGGCAACATTCTGGTCATCTACGATATTCGCAATCCGACCAAGCCGGTGGAAGTGTCGCACTGGTGGATGGATGGACAGAATGCCGCGGCCGGCGAGGCGCCGCATCCGAAGCACGCCGAACATCGCCTGCATCACGCGCTGCGCAGTGGGAATGAAATGTATGCCGGCTGCTGGATGTCGGGCGTGGCGATCATCGACGTGAGCGACATCCAGCAGCCGCGCACGCTGTCGCGCTACGAGTACGATCCTGCTTGCCCGGAGCCAACCCATACGTTTATCAAAGTTCCCCATCTCATCGGCGGCAAGCGCATCGCGGTTTCGACGGAGGAAGAACGCAGTCATCGGGGCGCCGATACCGGCAAGCCGCACGCGCCGCTGCGCACCTGGGATGTCAGCGATCCGACGCGGCCGAAACTTCTCTGCACCCGTTATCTGCCTGAGTCGGCGACACCTTACCCAGCTGACAAGGTGCGCTTTGGGACGCACCAATTGCGTGAACGGGTGGACGCGGACAATTTGATTTACGTCACTTGGTTCGCCGGCGGGCTGCGCATCATCGACATCAGCGATCCGGCGAATCCTCAAGAGAAGGGTTATTTCATTCCCAAACCAGGGGATGGCGTCGCGGCGCCCCTGACCAACGATGTCGTCATGGACCACCGCGGGCTTTTGTGGATGACTGACAAGGAGCGTGGCATCGACGTGATCGAATACAAAAATTGAGCGGGACGGCGCGCGGAACTCGCCATGTTCGGCGGCCTAATCTGCTG
This genomic interval from Deltaproteobacteria bacterium contains the following:
- a CDS encoding RNA polymerase subunit sigma-70, yielding MGEVLATAESASGTAPRASANIRHLCRMEIAGGGQIVIDGNYAYVGHQHRPNGTTILDIADPRAPKILSTLTPGHPWSHSHKARIVGDILIVNSEYEHGPGARRAEYPDGGFRIYDVKDRSNPKLLSFVKTYGKGVHRFDADENYTYISTEMAGFVGNILVIYDIRNPTKPVEVSHWWMDGQNAAAGEAPHPKHAEHRLHHALRSGNEMYAGCWMSGVAIIDVSDIQQPRTLSRYEYDPACPEPTHTFIKVPHLIGGKRIAVSTEEERSHRGADTGKPHAPLRTWDVSDPTRPKLLCTRYLPESATPYPADKVRFGTHQLRERVDADNLIYVTWFAGGLRIIDISDPANPQEKGYFIPKPGDGVAAPLTNDVVMDHRGLLWMTDKERGIDVIEYKN